The genomic segment GACTTTGTCCGTACGCATAAAAAGCGCGGCCGCTTCAGCACGTGTCGCCTTTGAATGCGGCTCAAAATTGCCGTTGGCATCTCCGGTAAACAAACCGGCCTGCCAAAGCTTTACCGCCGCATCAACCGCCCATGGAGAGATGGCGGATATGTCGTTGGGCGTAGATGCGCTGGCGTTTGTTTGATAAGGGACGCCATCGCTTTCAAAATACTTCAATGTCAACGTTGCCATCTGCTCTCTTGAAATAGCGGCGTCCGGCGAAAATCTGTTGCTGCCTGTTCCGCTTGTAATGCCGCGTTCAATTGCCCATTGCACATAAGGCGCATACCAATCGCCTGGCTGCACATCTGTAAATGCGGAAGTTTTATATTTACTTGCATCCACTTTGGCAATTCGCCCAAGTACAGTAACAAACATGGCACGACTCATGGTTGCATCAGGCGAAAAGCGATCGTTGCTTGTGCCGCTGAAGAGCCCATTCTGCTTGACATACATGACCGCATCGTAGAACCAGGCCGAGGATGTCACGTCTTCAAACAAGCTTTGAGGCGTGGGCTGTGCAGCCGTTTGGTTTGCTGCCGCATATTGGACAGTAGTCGGTGAAGCGGCAGAAATCCCAGGAGGCATTAAGGTTACGAGTATACAAAATAATAGCAAACTACTTATTAGGCGTTTATACAAGTTCAATTCCCCTCCTCATAATCTTTCAACTTGCAGTCAGTTACTGATATTACCAGACGGATCTAAATGGGATCTGAACACCGTTCAGGCGATTGAGCCGAAATGCAATCAACCGCGCCCAGTATAATGGGAAGTAACTTACTAAGCCAATTGAAAGAACGCTTAAAATTGAAGCAACAACAAGGGTGGTCTCAACATGAGGAGGTTTTCTGTACTCATTTGTAATTCACTAATGACACTTTTTATCCTTTCTTGTAGACAGCCTGAACCGGATTGGGCATAAAGATTCGATTGCGGTTGAAACTGAATCGGGACCCTTTTTACAAGCAGACTATTAAGGCAAATAAGGTGAATAGGTAAGATTATCTTATAAAAACAAGAAGCCCTCCTCACCTAATCGTTGAGGGGGCTTCTAAAAATCTATGCCTATCGGATCAGCAGCGGACTAGCTCCGCATTTTCATCTTACTTCCTATCTAACAGCTCATTCAGGTGTACAGCCCCATGCTCACGCACATTCACGACCAGCACCGGTGTCTCCAGCATTCCGCTAATCCAGGACATATAGGCATCCGCATGCTCGTTAGGAATAATGGTCAAAATCACTCCAGCGAATCCTCCGCCATGAATGCGGCATGCGCCAGCGCCGATTTTTTTCAAATAGTTTTCGGTAAGGGACAGCGCAATTGCAATCTCCTGATGTTGAACAGCTCCGCTTTGATATACGTTCTGAAGCCACTTCCACGAAGAATTCCCCGAATCCGTAATGAGCGTCAAGAAATCATTGAACCTGTTCTCCTCAAGCGCCGATACCTGCTCATCCACACGACGGTTTTCCTCAAAGAAATGCAGGGCGCGCAGCACAGCCCGGTCTCCAGCCGCTGCTCTAACCGCCTCCAAATTAGTGTAAATATCCTCTGGCGACAAATCGCGACAGACCAATGCTCCTAGCGATTTGGCTACCGCATACATCTCATTAGGCACCGCGGCGTAATCCTCCGTTAAATCAGCATGGTTCCCGCCTGTATTTACAATGACCAAGGAGTAGCCATTTTTCTGAAAATCCCATTGAACTGGCTTGATAACAGGCTCCTTAGGCGTCTCAAAATCAATCGCGATTAAACCGCCATAGGCGCAGGCCATTTGGTCCAGCAGACCGGACGGCTTATTCCAGTAACGATTTTCAGCAGATTGGCCAATTTTAGACATGGCGACGGCATCGAGTGCCCCATCATTATAATAATGGTTTAAAATCGTACCGATTAGCATTTCAAAGGACGCGGACGAGCTGAGCCCCGACGCAGAAAACACATTGCTGGAAATATAAGCATTAAAGCCGCCCACCTGAAAACCGGCCTCAATAAACCCCGCAGCAATGCCGCGAACGAGCGATGTCGTACCATCATCCCCAGACTGCGGCTGTAAATCCTGAAGATTAATCACGTATTTCGTTGCATAGCCTTCCGAGAAAAAGGTAATCACGGGCTCGTCCACTTTCACCGCAGCGCCAATCGTATCCAGCGTAATGCTTCCGGCTAGAACCTTGCCGTGATTATGATCCGTATGATTGCCGCCAATCTCGCACCTGCCTGGAGAACTAAACAAACCAGCCTCCTGCTCTCCAAAATGCGCCTGAAAATGTTCCATAAGCGACTGATACCGGCTAGTTTGCTCTTTGAGCTGCTGTTTTCCATACA from the Paenibacillus sp. BIHB 4019 genome contains:
- a CDS encoding galactokinase family protein codes for the protein MSNQMLKRLQTDEGQALLAQMYGKQQLKEQTSRYQSLMEHFQAHFGEQEAGLFSSPGRCEIGGNHTDHNHGKVLAGSITLDTIGAAVKVDEPVITFFSEGYATKYVINLQDLQPQSGDDGTTSLVRGIAAGFIEAGFQVGGFNAYISSNVFSASGLSSSASFEMLIGTILNHYYNDGALDAVAMSKIGQSAENRYWNKPSGLLDQMACAYGGLIAIDFETPKEPVIKPVQWDFQKNGYSLVIVNTGGNHADLTEDYAAVPNEMYAVAKSLGALVCRDLSPEDIYTNLEAVRAAAGDRAVLRALHFFEENRRVDEQVSALEENRFNDFLTLITDSGNSSWKWLQNVYQSGAVQHQEIAIALSLTENYLKKIGAGACRIHGGGFAGVILTIIPNEHADAYMSWISGMLETPVLVVNVREHGAVHLNELLDRK